In a single window of the Rhodoferax saidenbachensis genome:
- a CDS encoding ABC transporter permease codes for MNKKQVEIWSPWILLVVVIVLWQILCSAFEVSEFIFPSPWRIWTQFWEYKEIIGAHAWRTYWVTMVGFGIAIVVGVLLGFVIGSSRLAYAAVYPLMTAFNALPKAAFVPILVVWFGIGVGPAILTAFLISFFPIMVNIATGLATLEPELEDVLRVLGAKRWDVLIKVGLPRSMPYFYGSLKVAITLAFVGTTVSEMTAANEGIGYLLISAGSAMQMGLAFSGLVVVGAMAMVMYELFSAIEKHTTGWAHRGSQNT; via the coding sequence ATGAACAAGAAACAAGTGGAGATATGGTCGCCGTGGATCCTGCTGGTCGTGGTGATCGTGCTGTGGCAGATCCTGTGTTCGGCCTTTGAGGTCTCTGAATTCATCTTCCCCAGCCCCTGGCGTATCTGGACCCAGTTTTGGGAATACAAGGAAATCATCGGCGCGCACGCCTGGCGCACCTACTGGGTCACCATGGTGGGCTTTGGCATCGCCATCGTGGTCGGTGTATTGCTGGGCTTTGTGATCGGTAGCTCACGCCTAGCCTATGCCGCGGTGTACCCGCTCATGACGGCGTTTAATGCCTTGCCCAAGGCGGCCTTCGTGCCCATCCTCGTGGTGTGGTTCGGCATTGGTGTGGGCCCAGCCATCCTCACCGCGTTCCTCATCAGCTTCTTCCCCATCATGGTCAATATCGCCACCGGGCTGGCCACCTTGGAGCCCGAGCTCGAAGACGTATTGCGCGTGCTGGGTGCCAAGCGCTGGGATGTGTTGATCAAGGTCGGCCTGCCGCGCTCCATGCCCTACTTCTACGGCTCGCTCAAGGTCGCCATCACGCTGGCTTTCGTAGGTACCACGGTGTCCGAGATGACCGCTGCCAATGAAGGCATTGGTTACCTGCTCATCAGCGCCGGCTCCGCCATGCAAATGGGACTGGCCTTCTCCGGGCTGGTGGTGGTGGGTGCGATGGCCATGGTGATGTATGAGCTTTTCAGCGCGATTGAAAAACACACCACCGGTTGGGCGCACCGCGGTTCGCAAAATACGTGA
- a CDS encoding ABC transporter ATP-binding protein — MSAPVSPWFVDFQDVWLAYNEELLKQNHFAVEAIDLKVRQGEFIAIVGPSGCGKSTFMKLTTGLKMPSMGKILIDNQPVTGPLKISGMAFQAPSLLPWRTTVDNVLLPLEIVEPYRSTFKQKRKEYEERARKLLQKVGLGGYEDKFPWQLSGGMQQRASICRALIHEPKMLLLDEPFGALDAFTREELWCILRDLWTEQQFNVILVTHDLRESVFLADTVYVMSKSPGRFVVKKEIELPRPRDLEITYTKEFTDIVHELRGHIGAMRKPVTPNP; from the coding sequence ATGAGTGCTCCCGTCTCCCCCTGGTTTGTCGATTTTCAGGATGTCTGGCTGGCCTACAACGAAGAGCTGCTCAAGCAGAACCACTTCGCGGTAGAAGCCATTGACCTGAAGGTACGGCAAGGCGAATTCATCGCCATCGTCGGTCCTTCCGGTTGTGGCAAGTCCACCTTCATGAAGCTCACCACCGGCCTGAAGATGCCGTCCATGGGCAAGATCCTGATCGACAACCAGCCGGTGACGGGGCCGCTCAAAATTTCGGGTATGGCGTTTCAGGCACCTTCACTGCTGCCCTGGCGCACCACGGTCGACAACGTGCTCCTGCCGCTGGAGATCGTGGAGCCTTATCGTTCCACCTTCAAGCAAAAGCGCAAGGAATACGAAGAACGCGCGCGCAAGCTGTTGCAAAAGGTTGGCCTGGGCGGCTACGAAGACAAGTTCCCCTGGCAGCTCTCGGGCGGCATGCAACAACGCGCCAGCATCTGCCGCGCACTGATCCATGAACCCAAGATGCTGCTGCTGGACGAGCCATTTGGCGCGCTGGATGCGTTCACGCGTGAAGAGTTGTGGTGCATCCTGCGCGACCTGTGGACCGAGCAGCAATTCAACGTGATTCTGGTCACGCACGACCTGCGTGAATCCGTATTCTTGGCAGACACGGTCTATGTGATGAGCAAGAGCCCGGGCCGTTTTGTGGTGAAGAAGGAGATAGAACTGCCGCGCCCGCGCGATCTGGAGATCACCTACACCAAAGAATTTACCGACATCGTGCACGAGCTGCGCGGGCACATTGGTGCCATGCGCAAACCCGTCACGCCCAACCCATAA
- a CDS encoding ABC transporter substrate-binding protein: protein MKKRNFLHAIALATAALATGSALAQTTPIKFQLDWRFEGPAALFLTPAAKGYFKDAKLDVTIDAGNGSGGTVTRVASGAYDLGFADMAALMEFHANNADAPNKPVAIMMVYNDTPASVMALKKSGIKTPVDLNGKKLGAPVFDAGRRAFPIFAKANNISGVQWTAMDPPLRETMLARGDVDAITGFTFTSLLNLEARGVKAEDVVVLPYPDFGVKLYGNAIIASPKILKENPAAVKAFLVAFAKGMKDVIGNPAAAIGDVKARDGIINTELETRRLKLAIDTVINSANARAEGFGQVNGPRLSLMASQVSDAFNTKSRVNPDVVWNGSFLPTKAELNVLPKK, encoded by the coding sequence ATGAAAAAACGCAATTTCCTGCACGCCATCGCCCTGGCGACCGCAGCCCTCGCTACGGGTTCCGCGCTGGCCCAGACCACGCCTATCAAGTTCCAGCTGGACTGGCGCTTTGAAGGCCCTGCAGCCCTGTTTCTGACCCCAGCCGCCAAGGGCTATTTCAAGGACGCCAAGCTCGACGTCACCATCGACGCCGGCAACGGCTCTGGCGGCACCGTGACACGTGTGGCATCCGGTGCTTACGACCTGGGCTTTGCCGATATGGCCGCGCTGATGGAATTCCACGCCAACAACGCCGATGCCCCCAACAAACCTGTGGCCATCATGATGGTCTACAACGACACGCCCGCATCGGTCATGGCACTCAAAAAGTCCGGCATCAAGACCCCGGTAGATTTGAATGGCAAAAAACTCGGCGCCCCCGTGTTCGACGCCGGCCGCCGCGCCTTCCCGATCTTCGCCAAGGCCAACAACATCAGCGGCGTGCAATGGACCGCCATGGACCCACCTCTGCGTGAAACCATGCTGGCCCGCGGTGATGTAGATGCCATCACCGGCTTCACCTTCACATCGCTGTTGAACCTGGAAGCCCGTGGTGTCAAAGCCGAAGATGTAGTGGTTCTGCCCTACCCTGATTTTGGTGTGAAGCTGTATGGCAACGCCATCATTGCCTCGCCCAAGATCCTGAAGGAAAACCCAGCCGCCGTGAAGGCGTTTCTGGTTGCTTTTGCCAAAGGCATGAAAGATGTGATCGGCAACCCCGCCGCCGCCATTGGCGACGTGAAAGCACGTGACGGCATCATCAACACCGAACTCGAAACCCGCCGCCTCAAGCTAGCTATCGACACTGTCATCAACAGCGCCAACGCACGCGCCGAAGGTTTTGGTCAGGTCAACGGCCCGCGTCTGTCGCTGATGGCATCACAAGTGTCGGACGCTTTCAACACCAAGAGCCGCGTGAACCCTGACGTGGTGTGGAACGGCAGCTTCCTGCCCACCAAGGCCGAACTCAACGTCCTGCCCAAGAAGTAA
- a CDS encoding M20 family metallopeptidase encodes MSHYDQLDTWIDAHFDEQVQFLQELIRVPTDTPPGNNAPHADRAAELLAAMGLTPEKHPVPADLVHAAGLQTITNLIVRRKYGAGRTIALNAHGDVVPPGEGWTHDPYGGEVADGKIYGRAAAVSKCDFSTYAFAVRALESLGIPLHGGVDLLFTYDEEFGGEVGPAWLLQNKLTQPDLMIAAGFSYQVITAHNGCLQMEVTVHGKMAHAAIPDSGIDALQGAVKILNALYAQNTLYKQISSKVEGINHPYLNVGQIEGGTNTNVVPGRVTLKLDRRMIPEENPAEVEATLRRVIAEAAAQTPGITVDIKRILLANSMRPLPGNKPLVDALQKHGGIVFGEPIPALGTPLYTDVRIFCEAGIPGVIYGAGPRTVLESNAKRSDERLELEDLRRATKVIARSLLDLLHS; translated from the coding sequence ATGAGCCATTACGACCAACTCGACACCTGGATTGACGCGCACTTTGATGAACAGGTGCAGTTCCTGCAGGAACTCATTCGCGTGCCCACCGACACGCCGCCTGGCAACAATGCGCCGCACGCCGATCGTGCCGCCGAACTGCTGGCTGCCATGGGCCTGACGCCCGAGAAGCATCCCGTACCCGCAGACCTGGTGCACGCCGCCGGCCTGCAAACCATTACCAATCTGATCGTGCGCCGCAAATACGGCGCTGGTCGCACCATCGCACTGAATGCCCATGGTGACGTGGTTCCACCCGGTGAAGGCTGGACCCACGATCCGTATGGCGGTGAAGTGGCCGACGGCAAGATTTACGGCCGCGCTGCAGCCGTCAGCAAATGCGACTTTTCCACCTATGCCTTTGCTGTACGCGCGCTGGAGTCACTGGGCATTCCGCTGCACGGCGGTGTGGATCTGCTGTTCACCTACGACGAAGAGTTTGGCGGCGAAGTGGGCCCCGCCTGGCTGCTGCAAAACAAGCTGACCCAACCCGACTTGATGATTGCGGCGGGCTTTTCCTACCAGGTCATCACCGCACACAACGGCTGCCTACAAATGGAAGTCACGGTGCACGGCAAGATGGCGCACGCCGCCATTCCCGACTCTGGCATTGATGCCCTGCAGGGCGCCGTGAAAATTCTCAATGCCTTGTATGCGCAGAACACGCTGTACAAACAAATCAGTTCCAAGGTGGAGGGCATTAACCACCCCTACCTCAATGTGGGCCAGATTGAAGGCGGTACCAACACCAACGTGGTCCCGGGCCGCGTCACCCTCAAGCTGGACCGCCGCATGATCCCTGAAGAAAACCCGGCAGAGGTGGAAGCCACCCTGCGCCGCGTGATCGCCGAGGCGGCGGCGCAAACACCGGGCATCACGGTGGACATCAAACGCATTCTGCTGGCCAATTCCATGCGCCCCCTGCCCGGCAACAAGCCGCTGGTGGACGCGCTGCAAAAACACGGTGGCATCGTTTTTGGTGAGCCCATTCCCGCGCTGGGAACGCCGCTGTACACCGACGTCCGCATTTTTTGCGAGGCCGGTATTCCGGGCGTGATATATGGCGCCGGGCCACGTACTGTGCTGGAGTCCAATGCCAAACGCTCCGATGAGCGCCTGGAGTTGGAAGACCTGCGCCGCGCCACCAAAGTGATTGCACGCTCACTGCTGGATTTGCTGCATTCCTGA
- the uraD gene encoding 2-oxo-4-hydroxy-4-carboxy-5-ureidoimidazoline decarboxylase, with translation MAAPLTLAQLNAASPDEAVALLDGLYEHSPWIAREALAQRPFASLAQFKHAMTRVLAQASHEAQLALVRAHPELAGKAMVDKNLTAESTNEQNKAGLTQCTAAEFEKIHQLNRDYNAKFGFPFILAVRGPRGLGLQKAEIIATFERRLQGHPDFELAECLRNIHRIAEIRLNDKFGITPTLGNQVWDWQEVLSQHTDPGYAELGQLTVTYLTDAHRACAKAISKDMQESGCDTVHIDAVGNVVGRYKGTGANPRALMTGSHYDTVRNGGKYDGRLGIYVPLACVHALSVQGKRLPFDLEIVAFAEEEGQRYKATFLGSGALTGDFNPAWLDQVDAQGISMREAMQHAGLCVDDIPALKRQAEDYLGFVEVHIEQGPVLNELDIPLGIVTSINASVRFQGEIIGMASHAGTTPMDRRRDAAAAVAELMLFVEQRAAADGDSVGTVGILQVPNGSINVVPGRCIFSLDLRAPRDAQRDRLASDVLAALQSICEKRGVHHALQETMRASAAPSAPEWQQRWEDAVRTLGVPLHRMPSGAGHDAMKLHEIMPQAMLFVRGLNSGISHNPLESTTSDDMQLATEAFELLLAQLAEEAAH, from the coding sequence ATGGCCGCTCCACTCACCCTTGCCCAACTCAACGCGGCTTCGCCGGATGAAGCCGTTGCCCTGCTCGACGGCCTGTACGAACATTCGCCCTGGATTGCCCGCGAAGCGTTGGCCCAACGTCCGTTTGCATCGCTGGCGCAGTTCAAACATGCGATGACCCGCGTGCTGGCCCAGGCCTCACACGAGGCCCAACTGGCGCTTGTTCGCGCTCACCCGGAACTGGCGGGCAAGGCCATGGTGGACAAAAATCTGACCGCCGAGAGCACCAACGAACAAAACAAGGCAGGACTCACGCAATGCACAGCGGCCGAGTTTGAAAAGATCCACCAGCTCAACCGCGACTACAACGCCAAGTTTGGTTTTCCTTTCATCCTCGCGGTGCGTGGGCCGCGCGGTTTGGGTCTGCAAAAAGCCGAAATCATCGCCACCTTCGAGCGACGCCTGCAAGGCCACCCGGACTTTGAGCTGGCAGAGTGCCTGCGCAACATTCACCGTATTGCAGAGATTCGCCTCAACGACAAATTTGGTATCACGCCCACGCTGGGCAACCAGGTCTGGGACTGGCAGGAAGTCCTCTCCCAACACACCGACCCCGGCTACGCCGAGCTCGGCCAGCTCACCGTCACCTACCTGACCGACGCGCACCGTGCGTGTGCTAAAGCGATCAGCAAGGACATGCAGGAGAGCGGCTGCGACACGGTGCACATTGACGCCGTAGGCAATGTGGTGGGGCGCTATAAGGGCACGGGCGCCAATCCGCGTGCGCTCATGACCGGCAGCCATTACGACACGGTGCGCAACGGTGGCAAGTACGACGGCCGCTTGGGCATCTATGTACCACTGGCCTGCGTCCATGCACTCTCCGTGCAGGGCAAACGCCTGCCCTTTGATCTGGAGATCGTCGCCTTTGCCGAAGAAGAAGGCCAGCGTTACAAGGCCACGTTTTTGGGCTCAGGCGCACTGACCGGAGACTTCAACCCCGCCTGGCTGGACCAGGTGGATGCGCAAGGCATCTCCATGCGCGAGGCTATGCAGCATGCAGGCCTGTGTGTGGACGATATTCCAGCCCTCAAGCGCCAGGCCGAAGACTATCTGGGTTTTGTGGAAGTGCATATCGAGCAGGGCCCGGTGCTCAATGAGCTTGATATTCCGCTGGGTATCGTCACTTCCATCAACGCCAGCGTGCGTTTTCAGGGTGAAATCATTGGCATGGCCAGCCATGCAGGCACCACGCCTATGGACCGCAGGCGCGATGCCGCGGCCGCCGTGGCCGAGTTGATGCTGTTTGTAGAACAACGCGCCGCGGCCGATGGTGACTCGGTAGGCACTGTCGGTATCCTGCAGGTGCCCAACGGCTCCATCAACGTGGTGCCCGGCCGCTGCATCTTCAGCCTGGACCTGCGTGCACCGCGGGACGCGCAACGTGACCGTCTGGCCAGCGATGTCCTGGCGGCCCTGCAATCGATTTGCGAGAAACGTGGCGTGCACCACGCGCTACAGGAAACCATGCGCGCCAGCGCCGCACCCAGCGCGCCCGAATGGCAGCAGCGCTGGGAAGATGCCGTGCGCACACTGGGCGTGCCCCTGCACCGCATGCCCAGCGGCGCGGGCCACGACGCGATGAAGCTGCATGAGATCATGCCCCAGGCCATGTTGTTTGTGCGTGGCCTGAACTCCGGCATCAGCCACAACCCGCTGGAGTCCACCACCAGCGATGACATGCAGCTTGCCACCGAGGCCTTCGAACTTCTACTGGCCCAGCTCGCTGAAGAAGCCGCGCACTGA
- the puuE gene encoding allantoinase PuuE — protein sequence MKHYDTTQAYPRDLAGYGRKPPHAQWPNRARIAVQFVLNYEEGGENSVLHGDAGSEQFLSEMFNPASYPDRHISMEGIYEYGSRVGVWRILREFEKRGLPLTVFGVGMALERYPELTAAFTELGHEIACHGHRWIHYQNMDEATEREHMQLGMAAIEKLTGQRALGWYTGRDSPRTRRLVADYGGFEYDSDYYGDDLPFWMQVQKTDGSVVPQLIVPYTLDCNDMRFALPQGYSHADPFYQYMKDTFDTLYAEGDPNGLNQPSMMSIGMHCRLLGRPGRITALQRFLDHIAQYDQVWVCRRVDIARHWKTTHPFTA from the coding sequence ATGAAACACTACGACACCACCCAAGCCTATCCCCGTGACCTTGCCGGCTACGGCCGCAAACCGCCCCACGCGCAATGGCCCAACCGGGCCCGCATTGCCGTGCAGTTCGTGCTGAACTACGAAGAGGGCGGAGAAAACAGCGTGTTGCATGGCGACGCGGGCTCCGAGCAGTTTCTCTCCGAGATGTTCAACCCGGCCAGCTACCCGGATCGCCACATCAGCATGGAAGGCATTTACGAATACGGCTCTCGCGTGGGCGTGTGGCGCATCCTGCGCGAGTTTGAAAAGCGCGGCCTGCCGCTCACCGTATTTGGCGTTGGCATGGCGCTGGAGCGTTACCCCGAACTGACTGCTGCCTTCACGGAACTGGGGCACGAGATTGCCTGCCACGGCCACCGCTGGATCCATTACCAAAACATGGACGAGGCGACCGAACGCGAACACATGCAACTGGGTATGGCCGCGATTGAAAAACTCACAGGCCAGCGCGCACTGGGTTGGTACACCGGCCGCGACAGCCCGCGCACACGCCGCCTGGTGGCCGACTACGGTGGTTTTGAATACGACAGCGACTATTACGGTGACGACCTGCCTTTCTGGATGCAGGTGCAAAAGACCGATGGCAGCGTCGTGCCCCAATTGATCGTGCCCTACACGCTGGACTGCAACGATATGCGCTTCGCGCTGCCACAGGGTTACTCACATGCCGACCCGTTCTACCAGTACATGAAGGACACCTTCGACACCCTCTATGCCGAAGGTGACCCGAACGGCCTGAACCAGCCCAGCATGATGAGCATCGGCATGCACTGTCGCCTGCTGGGCCGCCCCGGGCGCATCACGGCACTGCAGCGTTTCCTGGACCACATCGCCCAGTACGACCAGGTCTGGGTCTGCCGCCGCGTGGACATCGCCCGGCACTGGAAAACCACCCATCCCTTTACCGCCTAG
- a CDS encoding GntR family transcriptional regulator: MDSTTTHSIVEALTRAIVEHRLQPGSKLVEQKLADQFGVSRTLIRQALFQLSQNRLIRMEPARGAFVSAPSVTEAQQVFAVRRMLEAGMTRAFIPMVTPQRIAALRQHVAQEKAAVKRGDVPGRTDLLGDFHVCMAQLMGNEVLALMLTDLLSRCALIALMYQSSSAAEHSYEEHSAIVDALQAKDEERALALMDQHLRNVEAALTLHELADTTP, encoded by the coding sequence ATGGATTCCACCACAACCCACTCCATCGTGGAAGCGCTCACGCGCGCCATCGTGGAGCACCGTTTGCAACCCGGCTCCAAGCTGGTGGAGCAAAAGCTGGCGGACCAGTTTGGCGTATCGCGCACCCTGATACGGCAGGCGTTGTTCCAGTTGTCACAGAACCGGCTGATCCGCATGGAGCCAGCACGTGGTGCCTTTGTCTCTGCCCCCTCGGTGACAGAAGCACAGCAGGTGTTTGCGGTGCGCCGCATGCTGGAAGCCGGCATGACACGTGCCTTTATTCCCATGGTCACGCCCCAACGTATAGCCGCACTTCGCCAGCATGTGGCGCAGGAAAAAGCGGCCGTCAAACGCGGCGATGTGCCGGGTCGCACCGATTTGCTCGGTGACTTCCATGTCTGCATGGCCCAGTTGATGGGTAATGAAGTGCTCGCCCTGATGCTGACGGACCTGCTATCGCGCTGCGCCCTGATTGCGCTGATGTACCAGTCTTCCAGCGCTGCCGAACATTCCTACGAAGAACACAGTGCCATCGTCGATGCCTTGCAGGCCAAGGACGAAGAACGGGCACTGGCATTGATGGACCAGCATCTGCGCAATGTGGAAGCCGCCCTGACCCTGCACGAACTGGCAGACACCACACCATGA
- the uraH gene encoding hydroxyisourate hydrolase: MGLSTHVLDTMHGTPAAGMQVALYTTQGEVAALVKAFSLNADGRNPDGPLYDNASLRAGTYRLVFDVAAYFRTRGVALPEPNFLNRVSLDFGVAHVDQHYHVPLLVSPWSYSTYRGS; the protein is encoded by the coding sequence ATGGGTTTGAGCACACACGTACTGGACACCATGCACGGCACACCGGCGGCCGGCATGCAAGTCGCGCTGTACACCACGCAGGGTGAAGTGGCCGCGCTGGTCAAAGCGTTTTCACTGAATGCCGATGGCCGCAATCCTGACGGCCCGCTGTACGACAACGCCAGCCTGCGCGCCGGGACTTACCGTCTGGTGTTTGATGTAGCTGCTTATTTCAGGACCCGTGGCGTGGCCTTGCCCGAACCCAATTTCCTGAACCGGGTGAGCCTGGACTTTGGTGTGGCCCATGTGGACCAGCATTACCACGTGCCGCTGTTGGTCAGTCCCTGGAGCTACTCGACCTACCGCGGCTCCTGA
- a CDS encoding energy transducer TonB — MEQHIPSRGTTPSRPHVLALWAGIAALVAGCASKPPPAPVVVAPVAPPMAVVPPSEPPPSQVSVAPTPRDYRRDAAMHLYAHNSGRIYTGKLPPLLYAVGVLQVDIDARGQVTAIRWMRSPDHAPEVVAEIERSVRAAAPYPAPVRMGRVTYTDTWLWHKSGRFQLDTLTEGQL; from the coding sequence ATGGAACAGCACATCCCATCACGGGGCACCACACCCTCTAGACCCCACGTGCTTGCCCTGTGGGCTGGCATAGCGGCTCTGGTGGCGGGCTGCGCCAGCAAGCCGCCTCCGGCACCGGTCGTCGTAGCGCCCGTCGCGCCACCAATGGCCGTTGTGCCTCCGTCAGAGCCGCCACCCAGCCAGGTTTCTGTTGCACCGACACCGCGCGATTACCGGCGCGATGCCGCCATGCATTTGTATGCCCATAACAGTGGCCGCATCTATACCGGCAAACTGCCTCCGCTGCTCTACGCCGTGGGGGTGCTGCAAGTTGACATCGATGCACGCGGCCAGGTGACTGCAATACGCTGGATGCGTTCGCCTGACCATGCACCCGAGGTGGTGGCAGAAATTGAGCGTTCCGTGCGCGCCGCCGCACCGTACCCGGCCCCTGTCAGGATGGGCCGTGTGACCTACACCGACACCTGGTTGTGGCACAAAAGCGGGCGTTTTCAACTGGACACGCTGACCGAAGGACAGCTCTAA
- the xdhC gene encoding xanthine dehydrogenase accessory protein XdhC — MSLLSQFLQALENAEAVLVTVDSVRGSVPREEGAWMAVFAHTTVGTVGGGRLELDAMGHARNQLQQNLPETTVRYALGPSLGQCCGGEVHLRYAKVSASDIPALQARLAHSHVPVALFGGGHVGKALVTVLGTLPVRVTWIDSRDEIFPAALPDNVYCEHSDPVHAAVAELFAGTRVLIMSFSHAEDLDIVAACLARQRERADLPYIGLIGSKTKWASFRQRLLARGFTEQELSHVTCPIGIAGIADKRPEVIAVGVAAQLLQVVDSS; from the coding sequence GTGAGCTTGCTTTCGCAATTCCTCCAGGCGTTGGAAAACGCCGAGGCGGTGCTGGTGACCGTGGACTCTGTGCGGGGCTCTGTGCCGCGTGAAGAGGGGGCCTGGATGGCGGTGTTTGCGCACACTACCGTGGGTACGGTAGGTGGCGGCCGCCTGGAGCTGGATGCCATGGGCCACGCGCGGAATCAACTGCAACAGAATCTGCCCGAAACGACCGTACGTTATGCGCTGGGCCCCAGCCTGGGGCAGTGTTGTGGGGGCGAGGTGCACCTCCGCTATGCCAAGGTGTCGGCATCGGACATTCCTGCGCTGCAGGCCCGGCTGGCACACAGCCATGTGCCGGTGGCCCTGTTTGGTGGTGGCCACGTGGGCAAAGCACTGGTCACGGTGCTAGGTACCTTGCCCGTGCGTGTGACATGGATTGACAGCCGCGACGAGATATTTCCAGCCGCGTTGCCTGACAACGTGTATTGCGAACATTCGGACCCCGTGCATGCGGCCGTAGCAGAACTTTTTGCAGGTACCCGCGTGCTCATCATGAGTTTCAGCCACGCCGAAGATCTGGACATCGTGGCGGCCTGTCTGGCGCGCCAGCGTGAACGTGCGGACCTGCCCTACATCGGCCTGATAGGCAGCAAAACCAAGTGGGCGTCGTTCCGACAGCGGCTGTTGGCCCGGGGCTTTACGGAGCAGGAGTTGTCCCACGTCACCTGCCCGATCGGCATTGCAGGCATTGCGGACAAACGCCCCGAGGTGATTGCCGTGGGCGTGGCGGCCCAACTCTTGCAAGTGGTGGATAGTTCGTAA
- a CDS encoding urate hydroxylase PuuD has protein sequence MESYLLDWANLLLRWAHVITAIAWVGSSFYFVFLDSSLTPPVDEDLKRQGVSGELWALHGGGFYHPVKFAVAPPKLPSHTHWFYWESYSTWLTGFALFTVSYLWSAGTYLVDKSVMDWTPGVAVAAALAFLVVFWLAYDGICRVFGQRKNGDAIVGALVAVLVCIAAWLACHWFAGRAAFLLVGAMLATSMSANVFFWIIPGQHTVVAQIKSGQPVDPIHGKRGKQRSVHNTYFTLPVLFAMLSNHYSFTYSHPQNWLVLILMMFAGAAIRQFFVLRHGFKLGRNSHPWPYVAAGVVVILGVVVWLRPAPVENAINSGAGGATSTGATAQFGYETVKPVLEQRCYMCHGAQVQMKNVRLDSPESLKSHALAVYQQAVVTKIMPLNNATGITDAERAQIKQWFEAGAKVD, from the coding sequence ATGGAAAGCTACCTTCTGGACTGGGCCAATCTGCTGCTGCGTTGGGCCCATGTGATCACCGCCATTGCCTGGGTGGGGTCCTCCTTCTATTTTGTGTTCTTGGACAGCAGCCTCACGCCGCCCGTCGATGAAGACCTGAAACGCCAGGGCGTGAGCGGCGAGCTCTGGGCGTTACACGGCGGTGGCTTCTACCATCCGGTCAAATTTGCGGTGGCACCGCCCAAACTGCCGTCACACACGCACTGGTTTTACTGGGAGAGTTACAGCACCTGGCTGACTGGTTTTGCCCTGTTCACGGTGTCGTATCTGTGGAGTGCAGGCACTTACCTGGTCGACAAATCGGTGATGGACTGGACACCCGGTGTGGCCGTGGCCGCGGCCTTGGCATTCCTGGTGGTGTTCTGGCTAGCGTACGACGGGATTTGCCGTGTGTTTGGCCAGCGCAAGAATGGTGATGCCATCGTCGGTGCGCTGGTAGCCGTGCTGGTGTGTATAGCGGCCTGGCTGGCCTGCCACTGGTTTGCCGGGCGCGCGGCCTTCTTGTTGGTGGGCGCCATGCTGGCGACCAGCATGAGCGCCAATGTGTTTTTCTGGATCATCCCCGGCCAGCACACCGTGGTGGCGCAGATCAAAAGCGGCCAACCGGTCGACCCCATCCACGGCAAACGTGGCAAGCAGCGCAGCGTGCACAACACCTATTTCACGCTGCCTGTGCTGTTTGCCATGTTGAGCAACCACTACAGCTTCACCTACAGCCATCCGCAAAACTGGCTGGTGCTGATCCTGATGATGTTTGCCGGTGCGGCGATCCGCCAGTTCTTTGTGCTGCGCCACGGCTTCAAGCTGGGCCGCAACAGCCACCCCTGGCCCTATGTGGCGGCAGGTGTGGTGGTTATTCTGGGTGTGGTGGTCTGGTTGCGCCCGGCACCGGTCGAAAATGCTATTAATTCAGGAGCTGGTGGCGCAACATCCACGGGGGCTACAGCCCAATTTGGCTATGAAACTGTGAAGCCCGTGCTGGAGCAGCGCTGTTATATGTGCCACGGCGCGCAGGTGCAGATGAAGAATGTGCGCCTGGATTCGCCCGAGAGCCTGAAGTCGCACGCCCTGGCGGTTTACCAGCAGGCGGTAGTGACAAAAATCATGCCGCTGAATAACGCCACCGGCATTACCGATGCGGAGCGCGCCCAGATCAAACAGTGGTTTGAAGCTGGCGCCAAAGTCGACTAG